A window of Solanum stenotomum isolate F172 chromosome 3, ASM1918654v1, whole genome shotgun sequence contains these coding sequences:
- the LOC125861007 gene encoding phosphoglucomutase, chloroplastic: protein MAMESALTSTRVSIPSLCSGISSSHHHHRSFSFLNFPKLSSFKYSFRTISPVPFVVSASSVSPSSPSTSVAQSQDLKIKSIPTKPIEGQKTGTSGLRKKVKVFMQDNYLANWIQALFNSLPLEDYKNGLLVLGGDGRYFNREAAQIIIKIAAGNGVGKILVGKDGILSTPAVSAVIRKREANGGFIMSASHNPGGPEYDWGIKFNYSSGQPAPESITDKIYGNTLSISEIKIADIPDVDLSQLGVTKYGNFSVEVVDPVADYLELMENVFDFSLIRSLVSRPDFRFVFDAMHAVTGAYAKPIFVDKLGASLESIANGVPLEDFGHGHPDPNLTYAEDLVNILYGENGPDFGAASDGDGDRNMILGRSFFVTPSDSVAIIAANAQDAIPYFQSGPKGLARSMPTSGSLDRVAQKLNLPFFEVPTGWKFFGNLMDAGKLSICGEESFGTGSDHIREKDGIWAVLAWLSILAYQNKDKKSGEKLVSVADVVKEHWATYGRNFFSRYDYEECESEGANNMIEYLRDLISKSKAGDKYGSYSLDFADDFAYTDPVDGSVASKQGVRFVFSDGSRIIFRLSGTGSAGATVRIYIEQFEPDVSKHDMDAQIALKPLIDLALSVSKLKDFTGREKPTVIT, encoded by the exons ATGGCTATGGAGAGTGCATTGACATCCACACGAGTTTCAATTCCATCGTTGTGTTCTGGGATCAGTTCATCTCATCATCACCATAGATCCTTCTCATTTCTCAATTTCCCCAAATTGTCTTCATTCAAATACTCTTTTCGAACAATTTCACCTGTTCCTTTCGTTGTCAGTGCATCCTCTGTTTCTCCATCATCTCCTTCTACATCTGTTGCCCAATCTCAGGATCTCAAG ATTAAATCAATTCCTACCAAGCCTATTGAAGGTCAAAAGACTGGTACCAGTGGTCTACGCAAGAAG GTTAAAGTGTTTATGCAGGACAATTACCTTGCCAATTGGATACAG GCACTGTTTAATTCTTTGCCGTTAGAGGATTATAAGAATGGACTCTTGGTCTTAGGAGGTGATGGTCGATATTTCAATCGAGAAGCTGCACAG ATAATCATTAAAATTGCTGCGGGTAACGGTGTTGGTAAAATATTGGTTGGCAA GGACGGTATACTGTCTACTCCAGCTGTGTCTGCTGTGATACGGAAAAGAGAG GCAAATGGTGGCTTTATAATGAGTGCAAGCCATAACCCTGGTGGTCCCGAGTATGATTGGGGTATCAAG ttcaATTATAGCAGCGGCCAACCAGCTCCCGAGTCTATCACGGACAAGATCTATGGAAATACCCTTTCT ATTTCTGAAATAAAAATTGCTGACATTCCTGATGTTGATCTTTCTCAACTTGGAGTTACAAAATATGGAAATTTTAGTGTGGAGGTGGTTGACCCTGTGGCTGATTATTTGGAACTAATGGAA AATGTATTTGATTTTTCACTCATTAGAAGTCTTGTTTCACGACCAGATTTCAG GTTTGTATTTGATGCCATGCATGCAGTTACAGGGGCTTATGCAAAACCCATTTTTGTTGACAAACTAGGAGCTAGCCTG GAGTCTATTGCAAATGGAGTGCCACTGGAAGATTTTGGACATGGTCATCCAGACCCTAACCTTAC GTATGCTGAGGATTTGGTGAATATACTGTATGGAGAGAATGGACCTGACTTTGGTGCTGCAAGCGATG GAGATGGTGATAGAAACATGATTCTTGGAAGAAGCTTTTTTGTTACTCCATCTGATTCTGTTGCAATTATTGCTGCCAATGCCCAAGATGCTATTCCATATTTCCAGTCCGGGCCTAAG GGTTTGGCTCGATCAATGCCCACTAGCGGTTCTCTAGATCGCGTTGCCCAAAAGCTAAACCTCCCCTTTTTTGAG GTGCCAACTGGTTGGAAATTCTTTGGTAATCTAATGGATGCTGGAAAACTGTCAATCTGTGGCGAAGAAAGTTTTGGGACTGGTTCTGACCACATCCGTGAAAAAGATGGTATATG GGCTGTTTTAGCTTGGCTTTCAATACTGGCATATCAGAACAAGGACAAAAAATCAGGGGAGAAATTGGTTTCTGTTGCTGATGTTGTGAAGGAGCATTGGGCCACTTATGGAAGGAACTTCTTTTCGAGATATGACTATGAG GAGTGTGAATCAGAAGGAGCAAACAACATGATCGAGTATCTTCGGGATTTGATTTCTAAAAGCAAGGCTGGTGATAAGTATG GAAGTTATAGCCTAGATTTTGCTGATGACTTCGCCTATACTGATCCT GTCGATGGAAGTGTTGCATCCAAACAGGGGGTTCGCTTTGTTTTTAGTGATGGGTCACGGATCATCTTTCGACTATCG GGTACTGGTTCTGCTGGTGCAACAGTCAGAATATATATCGAACAGTTTGAGCCGGATGTTTCCAAACACGACATGGATGCTCAAATTGCATTGAAACCATTGATAG ATCTCGCTCTTTCTGTATCAAAGCTAAAGGACTTCACCGGAAGAGAAAAGCCTACTGTCATCACATAA